ttaaattttaatgattAACATTTAACTAAATTAAACTGAATTGCACTAAGATCGAGTgcatatcatcatcataatttattcattttgCAAGAATGTAGTAGGTACACAAAACAAGTTCTTACAATATAAATATGTCCAATACATTTTGCTTAACAAAGCATACAAAGAAggtttgcttaaactaaacttaactaAATTACAAATACTTTAAAGTTAGGAGATACTTACTAATATTATTACACACATGTAAATTTTATCAGAATTCcagaaacagaaaaaaataagtaagtaggtattgcaAAATGATGTAACATTCTAATGTTAAtgttacattatttaagtaatttattaGAATGTCAAATTTTCAATCACATATAATAGAAATATTCATTCAATAATTAAATggcattataataaaaataaaaatattaatttaggcTGTAGAAACAATTTTGTTGAAGCcattttgtcactttttcttaaaTATATTGACATATTAAAGAAAGCTAAttgctttgcttagtttggggctaggtcgatctgtgtaagatgtaccctaatatttatttatttatttatataaattcaacacacaTTTCAGCAGATATAAACCCCTTAGGTCGCATGGTCCGATTGActagtccgatcaatcggaatacgaatatttttttttcctgttggcTCGATTGATCGGACTATAAGAACTTCTCAAATCCTGTCAGTCCTACTATCGGAGTAATGGGATTTTAAAAGTTCGTCTAGTTCGATCGATCGTacttttttagtaggtatttgctgTTAtcgtggcaacagaaatacatcatatgtgaaaatgttaactgtctagctatcacggttcatgagatacagcctggtgacagacagacggaatcTTAGACACAGAGGAATCTTAGTAATAAATAGGGTTCCTATAAATAATGCCTATCTATATATAAACAATtagattctttaaaaaaataccacCTTTTCCCACACTTTCAATTCCCTACTCCCTAACTTATTTTAATCGCCTTAATAGCCTAATTATTCTGGCATCACCAAATGAATTAGCCACTTAGCGCAAAACCCACCTGTAAAATTGAAACGAAGCAAATGAAGAAAGTTACAATTATACTAATAAGTCATAAGTAATCACCTGCTCATTTTCGATTGAGCACTCAGTTACTCATACTCGTAGTGGGATAGCCCTAATTAAAAAGCTAATGacttattttaactttaaataCTAATGCTGCATACAAAATATTATCAGTCATTGAAACACCTTGGAACCTGTAACTAGTTCTACTGATTTATCGATCAGCCTAATCCAAATCAAAGATACATTATTCGAATAATTGTTAGTTATGAAgcacatacattttattataattcgagtatttgttttttttttaataatacctaaataaataatcttaCTTTATTACCTATTTAGATTGCTTATAGTTTAATTGTGTTTTTCTCTTTTTAGATGCTTCACAAGATTGTTGCCGTTAGCATTTTTTTGGGACTCGTATTTGCCGATCCTGTACCAGAGATTTCTTCTCCCTCAGCCAAGGTAAGTGTTCAAATGTTACATGTTAGGTACAAACTACTacttacttgttatttagatactacctacttacctagataattataattacctactgCGTTCATGTTTCGTAAACATTTCTGTTTATAACACAATTTTGTAACTTATCTAAACTACTTCTTGTCTACGTTTTgatttatatgtaataatataaatttattttcaggaAATGGGGTTCTTATCGACTTTAATTCAAGGCCAATCACCAGACCAGTCTTCAGAATTAGCAAGAATTGAACCTACACTCGTATTAGACCTCATCAATGCAGCTATAGGCTACAAATCTGTAAGTTGCACGATTTTattgaagtaataaaaaatattaaaacatgtATTTTCTAATTATAGCAGAACAAATGTTTTCTATTCTAACTTATTTTCttatgatggttcattattttgtaaatgggTTCTTTTGCACAGTGAAGTTTTTCCttagtcacccgttgaccacgaacgctgtaatgGGTTCGAAACATCGGGATgttgtataaattcaatatacgcgatataatccgtttttattattaacaagcttttcattaacaagcttttatattaggtcgacctgtatgtaactaacatgtaatggaatctaaggtaactaatttaaccatcttccaaggatcgtagcgtcatgaaaattggcagctgtatgtagttctgatgacaatacaacaatatggtactgtcgaactgatctgatgatggagacaggaggtggccataggaactctgtgatgaaacaacgcaacctaattgtgttaggggtttttagaattgtctcgatgaatattagttgtctgtcgtaagaaaagtagtcagcgataaaagcttgtaccaaaaattagatttttgccaaaaacttataatagttttatttcattattttcttGTTATTTGCAGTCAGCGCTTCTGATCGCCGTGGACGTCATCGAGTGGCTGGTGTCAAAATCCGTCATAATTGTTATCGGGGCTATCCTCACCATCGGGTTCTGCAAGCTGACCGACAAGTGCAACTGGGACTGGGAGCAGTACGTGCCGGTCGCGCAGTTCCGTAGTCTGGCCACGCCCGAGCGCCTGGCGAGGGCCGAACAGTTCCTGGTCTCCGCTGTCGAGAAATACGcggaaaaaaagaaaactaatcgTTCTATGAATTCGTTGTAGTTAAGTaggttcaaatatttattatatttattaaaataacaactttaaatatattCATTCTTTTATTGTTTCCACCCACTCCGTTTCCCGTTCTCCGTTTTTACCCACTAGAAAAAACCCTCTCTTAGCGGAGCCCTACAACGTTTGAAcaataatatgtttattttaaaaacaaaacttcgGCGGGCCTCGTTCATAGTATTGGATATATCTAAGGCTCTCAACCTGACACATTCAACTGCCGGCTACCTACTAGGCTCCATTCGTATAGGCGCTGTTACTACATacgtgttatcaacttatcacgcAACGCTCGTAGGTCGTGGCGCGTAGCTATTGCTCGCTCAAGAAGTAAATGTGTTAATGAGCAATAGTAGTAGCCAAGGACTAGAAATATGAAGATGAAGGCTTTTTTGCCAAGGTGTAAAAAGCACATTTAAATTCACGTCAATAAGTATGTTCGTTTTAAGCGTCACGTCAGTCCATTTGAATGCAGTCTGGCCTTAAAGTGCAGATTGCGAGTAGAACTACGTAGTACGtactagagtttgtgcggaaagaaaagagtcgtggggtgggccccatatattccatgactcttctctttccgcacagactctaccaaaGAGTTATTGATTGTAGAAGAGGTgtaaaatataagaaaaaatCGTGCCCCTGAGTTTGACAGCCTTACTAGATGTCGCTGTATGGCAACGTACACATCTAGTAAGGCCGTCAAACTCTGCTGTTTGTGGTAATTGAATTGACACtcgtcattatttatttaaataggaCTTTATCACGTATGCTTAAGCTTTaaaattacctccgacgtttaaCACTCTACTTATCATTtcaaatacgaggaaagtaaaatgcatgtgattttaagaaacatgactgagtgtaaatttttatataggtactgttTGTTGAAGGTACTTTCAagtttcaattaacaatttaggtaaatgaatcgttatttatggaatggggcgttaaaaatcagaatgaaaattgtataacaaatccatttaaaaccaaatgacatcaattgtttatcttaaaaaaatcgtacttggaacgttAAATGTTccagtgcagaaacgtatcactttctgcacaacagcttttagaacaacaatgaccctctttcagagcatgagaaatgaaaatgaaatactTACACTGGTTTATATGTATTTCGCAAACAGGAATGAAAATTGTAACTAGGTACCTGTTacgcgttttattttattttttgcaacATATCACCCAAATTCATCTAATTCGgagaaaattgtaaataaacataatatgtaattgtacctactgttgtttTGACAAGGTGTTTTTAAACTTTGATACAAAAGCCTTTTTCGTCTTATTTCTAGCCTCCTTTAACACATTTACTGCCTGAGTGAGGTACGTGCTACGAGCGTTGCGCGATAACCACGTATGTAGCAAACAAAAAGCGCCCGCGAACGGCGAACGGAGCACCCGCCTCGCGAATGGGTCGCTCGCGGATAGACAGAACCAATTTTCACATTCCCTGATGTCAATTTTTCTAATGATTGTTCatattattttcaccacaccagctcggaaaggcttactttgcacttcaaaaactgatagcaaagttgcattttattcacatgtgaggcaaagtaaccaaatgcaaattttgagttgttttcttatgtttgctggtagattGACTTTCAAATGATGATttttttggatgataaatatttaataacattcatttggattgattttgtttgatattttacatttaatatgtacttcgggttggtgtggtgaaaaattttgtgtttcattcgggggcaaattttgtttaaccttcgtgctttgaaaccctcgcaacgctcaagattccatatatcgaaccactcgctacgctcgtggttcaattttggaatctttcgcttgctcgggtatcaatattagcacgagcggttaaacaacaactttgcccccatgtaaaacatttgttttacatgggggcaaagttgttgtttagttACTCGTATTTACGAGTAACTATTGTTCGTCGCTGAGTTCCTCACGCGTCGGCCAGAAAATGCACGCTCCGAGCATGCACGCTCGCGCCATGACATGCAAAAATGCAAACAGCAACCGACCAGACGATCGCTATACAAAAAGTATGCCACATGCAGTGATCGTCAGCGTTGAGCATGCGCGCTCGGAGAGCGTGCGTTCCATGGCCTTCGGGTTAGATTCTACCTCTACTGTGTTGAGCTGATCAGGACCCACCTTGTGGTTATAATGACCTACTTCCGAATGAAAATGACAGTTTCTGAATGTATGTACTGAAGATTAGACCCTATATGACAAGCAAAATATTATAGGCCATTAAGCGacgtaaataagtaagtacgcAACTCTAAATTACTGGTAGTTTacgattattttaaaatgagcgGTAGTTAGTTTCACgtgtaaatacctacatatgtatatgtgtatgtacaCGTTGTTCTGATAGTTACTTATGTCGATGATTCCGGAaaagattattttaataaataatgaaccGCATATTATAACAAATTGTCGCTAaaatattagtagtagtagtagtagtaatcactttattgtacacaacacaggtttacataatgtttacagaaataaaggtacaaaggcgaacttatccctgtaataTTATACGGTTAGTTACACAGAAAGCTAGAAAGATCTTCATGCTGCTAATGTAATGTTGGGTACTCGCTCTCATAGGTATCGGAGGCCGGAATTGTCACAGTGATTTCACATTTATTGACTTCTGATATACATTTACAAATATCGACACAATATAGAacaaaacatgaaaaaataagattaaaagtatagcggtcttatcgctaaagatcGATATCTTTCAGATCACTTTTAAGAAGTTGAAAATGCTAAAtagaaatatgcaataaaaactaTGAAAACTTAATAGTTACCtaataatttcatattatgagatgaataaaaaattatataatgtttctttaaaattaatttatttcaagtGTAATAAATATGGCAACTGGAAATATACTCTAAACTTAAGTCTACAATTTAACTGGTGAATTTGGCAGTGCCGTCGGCGAGGTGCTTAGCAGCCTCAGCGAGCTCCGGCTCGTACTCCGCGTAGTCCAGGCTGCACTTGCCGCTGAGCTTGCAGAAGGCCAGCGTCACCGCCGCACCGATGATCGCGTGCAGGCAGTTGTGCGCGATCCAGATGGCCACGTTGGCTAGTAGGGTAATGGCCGCctggaaaatacaattaattaatataactacaacaaaataacatttaataagccTCACTCTTTTCGGTTtaatagttaaataaaatttcattatgGATAGATTAGGTACATTCGTTTCTTTGTTGGTATCATCATCTTTATACTTTATACCGTTGGATAACAGTTGGATTTGAGCACCCTGAGATTTAGGAACTGGATAGGAAGTAGgaaactattaaaaataaatacatattgctTTGCTTACCAGTTTGTAGCCAATGAGGGACCAGGCCGTTGAAATGAGGAACCAAGTAACTTTTAACCCCGTAAAAATCGCGTCTCCCAAAGTCCTAAAAAAGAAATACAGATACAAATTAAACATGGTCATGATCATTAAATATTCAACTGTAATCTAACAATTGTTTTATTTGATAACTTACGGCACTACTAAAATTCGTCCTTCTCTTTCTACGGGTACCATCTcctgaaaagtaaaaaaaacggCATTAGTTACTTATATCCACAATTACAAATAACTGTCGTAATTAACCTCTTATTAAATTTGCAAAGTGTTACTTACTGTGTTATAAATATCGCTTAGTTTTGCGCCGTAGGCAGTTACTATGAAGGCGAGAAGAGCAAATGCAAATAATTTTACAGACATCTggaaaaaaagttatttttattttcagtgaAATAATAGTcaggtaaggtttattcgggtaattccggaaatcgggtaatcccgaaaatcattgtaaaatcactcatattccgttgtagtaagagtcagctttcggaattatccgccactattcgttcaaTCGGAAAttcccgaatacaccttacctACTAAAACCGACTTCTATTTTAGCGCATAGTTATTGCGCGGTTTGGCTCTGGAAAGCCAGTATAAATAAGATATCCTGTAACAAACAAATGCTACGGATCATTAGATCAAACACATTGTCAACCTAGCAGGTAGATTTGAAATAATGGAAAcaaaaaattgtataggtaaGCATTTACATTGCGTGCGTAACAAATCAGATAATCTCACATTTATGTTGGTTTTAGATGGTGATACGATATGTTCGACGAAGGTCTCGGATATGATGGGCAATCGTGAAAGTACTCCTATAAATATACCATAAAATCATAGTAATGACTAAATACGCCATTTACTAATAGCTTTCCTTTTGCGACCCTAGTATTTTAGAAAGCATTTTTATAATCTTAATTAGTGCAAATTgaacattattaataaatgacatATTAGTAtgaaattcaatttattaacTACGTTAATTACGTGTTAGTTGTTAACGAGGTATCCGTAATTCATACCGCAATAAATGCAAATTATGTGAGATAGCAAAATCTTCAACTAAGTACATTTATCAAACGCcgataaagtaaatacctaattGTTTTGGTGGGACAGTTGCTGAACTGCAGAGAAATCTATGCATGGAAGATTGTTTGTTAAAGCGTCAGATTTTTCTGCAGCTGACTAAAGGTCAGGGTAGACCTACGCTGGACCACACAATGCATGAAAAGTGATTAACCATACAAATACGAAGCCTGTTGGAACAAATAATTAGCATAATATCAAACCTCAACTCTAAATTATCTAAACCAAAATACATAGGAGCTTCATGGTTGTAGTTTTTATACGCTTGTAAAGATATACATTTAACATTTATTGCTAaaaattaaagtttactttttatCTTTCATTTTGACCGTCATTTTGCGTTGCATACTTAGTTTAATAGTGGAACGGTGAATGATGCGTCACTGTCTACTTTGTGACTAAGAAAGGCGACTAGTCTTATCACAAGATTGTATGGTGACATTGTTATATTGCTTCCACTGGTGACTTCACTCATAAACAACTCAGCTCAGCTCTAGTTTTACGAATGTTCGTCATTATTTACACAACTGTTTAAAAATGAGTCGATTTGCTccaataaataacatcttttgAATGTACATAcaacatacataaaaaatgCTCGTTTGTGTAACGAATAGGAAATCAACGGATTTGTACTTAAACGACCTACAGATACCCGGCACATAAAACATACGGGTATGTCATTGCCATCTTATCTTTCAAGCCTCAACTCAACATATATGTTTACGCAAATAATTTTATGTCAGTTGCATACTTGCTTTCTCTTAGTGAGTTAGGGGGCGGTCTTATCATCAAATTATTATCGGGCATTGCATTGTTTTTAATTGTCAAGATTGGCTGGTTCTCGACTGTTATCTTCATCCCAGTATAAACGCTGATCCATAGCCAACTGCGCGCTTCGCAACTCCAGACGCAAAATGGGCAACTCGAAGAGCAAAAAAGTGAAAATCAATCAAAGTGATACAAATAATGTACCGCGGGAAAGGATTCACTCTATCAAGACAGATTTGACAGACGGAACGGATTCTAACCAACCGACTGAAGCCCGGAATGAAAA
The sequence above is a segment of the Cydia amplana chromosome 2, ilCydAmpl1.1, whole genome shotgun sequence genome. Coding sequences within it:
- the LOC134662142 gene encoding uncharacterized protein LOC134662142; protein product: MLHKIVAVSIFLGLVFADPVPEISSPSAKEMGFLSTLIQGQSPDQSSELARIEPTLVLDLINAAIGYKSSALLIAVDVIEWLVSKSVIIVIGAILTIGFCKLTDKCNWDWEQYVPVAQFRSLATPERLARAEQFLVSAVEKYAEKKKTNRSMNSL
- the LOC134658638 gene encoding uncharacterized protein LOC134658638, producing the protein MSVKLFAFALLAFIVTAYGAKLSDIYNTEMVPVEREGRILVVPTLGDAIFTGLKVTWFLISTAWSLIGYKLAAITLLANVAIWIAHNCLHAIIGAAVTLAFCKLSGKCSLDYAEYEPELAEAAKHLADGTAKFTS